One part of the Sorangiineae bacterium MSr11954 genome encodes these proteins:
- a CDS encoding agmatine deiminase family protein, which translates to MEKLIRIVRGISARVRFGARAALPLALVVVACSGPPALRPAAETPAAQRASAPQRSSAPRAHRLVAEWEPALGAMLAWPLSVPHDLVIKIAKDARLYTLCADRAGCDEAKSWYERWGIDLARVEFLVVPQSSDASWIRDYGPHTLVDDAGRVELADARYDLGSPTSGLPCDAPLGTVQNGGQPVSAAHAGPAGYSVAAEDAAPAAIARALGLAHRPLGFALTGGNLATDGHGLALSTCIQANENRAMGLADDQFRTLVREQLGVARYVLVSNYESTGIQHIDCLLKILDSKRILVARPPVDHPASALIERIVTQELMPLTTFEGKPFEILRIDTARFRGDELAAYANALILNDRVYVPLFGIAEDQRALATWRAAMPGSKVEGFPFVLADEPILAPSTKMYRDIGWNGGDALHCRVRAVFDPARLARAAKGAPR; encoded by the coding sequence ATGGAAAAGCTGATAAGGATCGTGCGTGGTATCTCGGCGCGGGTGCGGTTCGGTGCGCGAGCGGCGCTGCCGCTCGCGCTCGTCGTCGTTGCATGCTCCGGCCCTCCGGCGCTGCGTCCGGCCGCCGAGACGCCCGCGGCCCAAAGGGCGTCGGCGCCCCAAAGGTCGTCGGCGCCACGGGCGCACCGTTTGGTCGCCGAGTGGGAGCCGGCGCTCGGCGCGATGTTGGCGTGGCCGCTCTCCGTGCCCCACGACCTGGTGATCAAGATCGCGAAGGACGCTCGGCTCTACACCCTATGCGCGGATCGAGCCGGTTGCGACGAGGCCAAGAGCTGGTACGAGCGCTGGGGGATCGATCTTGCGCGGGTCGAATTCCTCGTGGTGCCGCAATCCTCCGACGCGTCGTGGATCCGCGACTACGGTCCCCACACCCTGGTGGACGATGCCGGCCGAGTCGAGCTCGCCGATGCCCGCTACGATCTGGGATCGCCGACCTCGGGGTTGCCGTGCGACGCGCCGCTGGGCACCGTCCAGAACGGCGGCCAGCCGGTGTCGGCCGCGCACGCGGGTCCGGCCGGTTACAGCGTCGCGGCCGAGGACGCGGCCCCGGCGGCGATCGCCCGCGCGCTCGGCCTGGCCCATCGCCCGCTCGGGTTCGCGCTGACCGGCGGCAACCTCGCCACGGACGGTCATGGCCTCGCCCTTTCGACGTGCATCCAGGCCAACGAGAACCGGGCGATGGGTCTCGCGGACGATCAGTTTCGGACCCTGGTGCGCGAGCAGCTGGGGGTCGCGCGCTATGTCTTGGTCTCGAACTACGAGAGCACCGGCATCCAGCACATCGACTGTCTGCTCAAGATCCTCGACTCGAAGCGGATCCTGGTCGCGCGCCCGCCGGTCGATCATCCGGCGAGCGCGCTCATCGAGCGGATCGTCACCCAGGAGCTCATGCCCCTCACCACCTTCGAGGGCAAGCCGTTCGAGATCCTGCGGATCGACACCGCGCGCTTCCGAGGCGACGAGCTCGCGGCCTACGCCAACGCGCTCATTCTGAACGACCGGGTCTACGTGCCGCTCTTCGGCATCGCCGAGGACCAGCGCGCGCTCGCGACCTGGCGGGCGGCGATGCCGGGATCGAAGGTCGAGGGGTTTCCGTTCGTGCTCGCCGACGAGCCGATCCTCGCGCCCTCGACGAAGATGTATCGGGATATCGGCTGGAACGGGGGGGACGCTCTCCATTGCCGGGTGCGGGCCGTGTTCGATCCCGCCCGCCTCGCGCGCGCCGCAAAAGGCGCCCCTCGTTGA
- a CDS encoding MFS transporter, with protein sequence MIESRPSLVRNLRGLPGVLWFLLVGAFINRFGTFLLPFLVLYLTSRGFSEAQAGLALSAYGIGNFAASFIGGHLSDHIGRRNTIVISMLASAVVVLALSQAQSLALLIVLTLCAGAAADTFRPAAEALVVDLCTPEQQLTAAALYRFAAHLGFALGPIAAGLLVNRSYNLLFAADAASSVLFGLIALAFLPWGARHPAPEGKQGRWLTTALSDWRFVRFLVASLAITTVTVQMDATLGLHILRVGHSASTYGMLMSVNGALIVLFEVSMTVVTQRFPQRTVMAVGYVMTAAGFALTAVAMSKLAIGLTIALWTFGEMAFSPVANVHVAQLAPPHLRGRYMGLFNASLAISLILGPVIGTMTFAYSESLVWSGCGILGVAAAVLILI encoded by the coding sequence ATGATCGAGTCCCGTCCATCGTTGGTCCGAAATCTCCGCGGCCTACCCGGAGTGTTGTGGTTTTTGCTCGTCGGCGCCTTCATCAATCGTTTCGGCACCTTCTTGCTGCCGTTTCTGGTGCTCTATTTGACGAGTCGAGGCTTCTCGGAGGCGCAAGCAGGTTTGGCCCTCAGCGCGTACGGCATCGGCAACTTCGCCGCCTCGTTCATCGGCGGGCATCTGAGCGATCACATCGGCCGTCGCAACACGATTGTGATCTCGATGCTCGCCTCGGCCGTGGTGGTGCTCGCGCTGTCGCAGGCTCAAAGCTTGGCCCTGCTGATCGTGCTCACGCTGTGCGCGGGGGCCGCCGCCGATACGTTCCGACCCGCCGCGGAGGCGCTGGTCGTCGACCTGTGTACCCCCGAGCAGCAGCTCACCGCCGCGGCGCTGTACCGGTTCGCGGCCCACCTCGGCTTCGCGCTCGGCCCCATCGCGGCGGGCCTCCTCGTCAATCGCTCGTACAACTTGTTGTTCGCCGCCGACGCCGCGAGCTCGGTGCTGTTCGGCTTGATCGCCCTCGCGTTCTTACCATGGGGGGCGCGCCACCCTGCGCCCGAAGGCAAGCAAGGGCGCTGGCTGACCACCGCGCTCTCCGACTGGCGCTTCGTGCGCTTTCTCGTTGCGTCGCTGGCGATCACCACGGTGACCGTGCAGATGGACGCCACCTTGGGGCTGCACATCCTGCGGGTCGGGCACTCCGCCTCCACCTACGGAATGCTGATGTCGGTCAACGGCGCGTTGATCGTTTTGTTCGAGGTCAGCATGACGGTGGTGACCCAGCGCTTTCCCCAGCGCACGGTGATGGCCGTCGGTTACGTGATGACCGCGGCCGGCTTCGCGTTGACCGCGGTGGCCATGAGCAAGCTCGCCATCGGATTGACCATCGCCCTGTGGACATTTGGCGAGATGGCCTTCTCCCCCGTCGCGAACGTGCACGTCGCCCAGCTCGCACCACCCCACCTGCGGGGCCGCTATATGGGCCTCTTCAACGCGAGCCTCGCCATTTCGCTGATCCTCGGCCCCGTGATCGGCACGATGACGTTCGCCTACAGCGAATCGCTGGTGTGGTCGGGCTGCGGCATCTTGGGGGTCGCGGCGGCGGTCTTGATCTTAATCTAG
- a CDS encoding 2OG-Fe(II) oxygenase, with protein MSEAYCPWTVYKRAVDPKLLHRHKHQALGEGLAALIDTEVGVRVSEGRFFDDEPLSALLGDIVKKAENDLTIHFDWSTMGRLQMTRYRPGGKYEWHVDNDFLLEPTGLQRKWTVVVGISRPGIDFTGGGLELMWTNATRHAVYLDEGDAVVFPSTLLHRGGPVHEGERWILVAWAQGQALR; from the coding sequence ATGAGCGAGGCCTATTGCCCTTGGACCGTTTACAAGAGAGCGGTCGACCCGAAGCTGCTCCATCGTCACAAGCACCAGGCATTGGGCGAGGGACTTGCGGCGCTGATCGACACGGAGGTAGGGGTGCGTGTGTCGGAGGGTCGGTTCTTCGACGACGAGCCGCTGAGCGCCCTTTTGGGGGACATCGTAAAGAAGGCGGAGAACGATCTGACCATCCACTTCGATTGGTCGACGATGGGCCGGTTGCAAATGACGCGCTACCGGCCCGGTGGGAAATACGAGTGGCACGTGGACAACGATTTTCTGCTGGAGCCAACGGGTTTGCAGCGGAAGTGGACGGTGGTGGTGGGGATTAGCCGACCTGGGATTGATTTTACCGGCGGTGGATTGGAGCTGATGTGGACGAACGCCACGCGCCACGCGGTGTACCTGGACGAGGGGGACGCGGTGGTGTTCCCGTCGACCCTCTTGCACCGAGGCGGTCCGGTGCATGAAGGGGAGCGGTGGATTCTGGTGGCCTGGGCTCAGGGCCAAGCGCTGCGTTGA
- a CDS encoding 2OG-Fe(II) oxygenase, protein MSEAYCPWTVYKRAVDPKLLHRHKHQALGEGLASLIDTEVGVRVSEGRFFDDEPLSALLGDIVKKAENELTIHFDWSTMGRLQMTRYRPGGKYEWHVDNDFLLEPTGLQRKWTVVVGISRPGIDFTGGGLELMWTNATRHAVYLDEGDAVVFPSTLLHRGGPVHEGERWILVAWAQGQALR, encoded by the coding sequence ATGAGCGAGGCGTATTGCCCGTGGACCGTTTACAAGAGAGCGGTCGATCCGAAGCTGCTCCATCGCCACAAGCACCAGGCATTGGGCGAGGGACTTGCGTCGCTGATCGACACGGAGGTAGGGGTGCGTGTGTCGGAGGGTCGGTTCTTCGACGACGAGCCGCTGAGCGCCCTTTTGGGCGATATCGTAAAGAAGGCGGAGAACGAGCTGACCATCCACTTCGATTGGTCGACGATGGGCCGGTTGCAAATGACGCGCTACCGGCCCGGTGGGAAATACGAGTGGCACGTGGACAACGATTTTCTGCTGGAGCCAACGGGTTTGCAGCGGAAGTGGACGGTGGTGGTGGGGATTAGCCGACCTGGGATTGATTTTACCGGCGGTGGGTTGGAGCTGATGTGGACGAACGCCACGCGCCACGCGGTGTACCTGGACGAGGGGGACGCGGTGGTGTTCCCGTCGACCCTCTTGCACCGAGGCGGTCCGGTGCATGAAGGGGAGCGGTGGATTCTGGTGGCCTGGGCTCAGGGCCAAGCGCTGCGTTGA
- a CDS encoding PQQ-like beta-propeller repeat protein — MLDIFIGGVNVTARVADRQAPAVLRDLGLSLARLARQRRGKILVRFYDDPWELCVERMGKIAALSVYRTGTDPFVVAYDERASFAEIHARVHDAVKKAIERGSAPAAVAVELRAAEAALETVSEADLALEDEPLSALEPVSVEVERDFPVALGTEFVLRKFADLDDHAAPVERADLHALLFRGRIRAEVRGRAVDLGEGHPFLFAERLLAMSTRALQAWEHGQPQYVRAEAGGVLIAIRLSADGDAALTLGSAARAHLEQNFTFPALSVSDLVEASLAFGRALARAVLRRDRAQCTNLRLSAFRRQLRETADALRDVCRDDAKTNPTPEPYRAFVAASRPAHTPSVTGPSAAPTRLRYTERWRALVPGIDLRATFLCGDRLIVGAAAETYCLERTTGQVMWRVPTTRATNVVTPGGLARISGDGEICVHDFGNGEITMRTQIGPRLGAPPAGAVVSLAGLPRLLIVTEGERHLSAIDLTNGEPRWRFAWGRGGALRMRRAGRLLYVASGDSALTAVDVQSGAVVWRVRNRLRFRASPTLDHDVLMAVAGGANSAAELLGIDPYSGQVRFQCPIAPSAATVEGGPLIAGRVVACAVRMRHGLRLVAFCRETGRELWKSEGSVAPVGTSWLSVDGLFIGNCPTGELVAVEAETGALRYRHVLGRMIDADVPRRLEPVLRSGALFVPHTDVHVFRPHDGTEIATIGPCDAIPDLLRVDEQCNVYVAEESGHLASFAVGPRLTLVKG; from the coding sequence GTGCTCGACATTTTCATCGGCGGCGTCAACGTCACCGCCCGCGTGGCCGACCGGCAGGCGCCAGCCGTGCTGCGCGATCTCGGCCTCTCGCTCGCCCGGCTCGCCCGCCAACGCCGCGGAAAGATCCTGGTTCGCTTCTACGACGATCCGTGGGAGCTCTGCGTCGAGCGCATGGGCAAGATCGCCGCCCTCAGCGTCTACCGCACGGGCACCGATCCCTTCGTGGTCGCCTACGACGAACGCGCCAGCTTCGCGGAGATCCACGCGCGCGTGCACGACGCCGTGAAGAAGGCCATCGAGCGCGGCTCCGCCCCCGCCGCGGTGGCCGTCGAGCTCCGCGCCGCCGAGGCCGCGCTCGAGACCGTGAGCGAGGCCGATCTCGCCCTCGAGGACGAGCCCTTGTCGGCCCTGGAGCCCGTGAGCGTCGAGGTGGAGCGGGACTTCCCCGTGGCCCTCGGCACCGAGTTCGTCTTGCGAAAATTCGCCGACTTGGACGATCACGCCGCCCCGGTGGAGCGCGCCGATCTCCACGCGCTGCTCTTCCGCGGACGCATCCGCGCCGAGGTGCGCGGGCGCGCCGTCGATCTCGGGGAGGGCCACCCCTTCCTCTTCGCCGAGCGCTTGCTCGCCATGTCGACCCGCGCGCTGCAAGCGTGGGAGCACGGCCAGCCCCAGTACGTGCGCGCCGAAGCGGGCGGCGTCCTCATCGCCATCCGCCTCTCGGCCGACGGCGATGCCGCCCTCACCTTGGGCTCCGCCGCGCGCGCCCACCTGGAGCAGAACTTCACCTTCCCCGCCCTCTCCGTCTCGGATTTGGTCGAGGCCTCGCTCGCCTTTGGCCGCGCCCTCGCGCGCGCCGTCCTGCGCCGCGATCGTGCACAATGCACCAATCTGCGGCTCAGCGCCTTCCGCCGCCAGCTGCGCGAGACCGCCGACGCCCTGCGCGATGTCTGCCGCGACGACGCCAAGACCAACCCCACCCCCGAGCCCTACCGCGCCTTCGTGGCCGCGTCGCGCCCCGCGCACACCCCCTCGGTCACCGGCCCCAGCGCCGCGCCCACCCGGCTGCGCTACACCGAGCGATGGCGCGCCCTCGTCCCCGGCATCGATCTGCGCGCGACCTTCCTCTGCGGCGATCGCCTGATCGTCGGCGCCGCCGCCGAGACGTATTGCCTCGAGCGCACCACCGGGCAGGTCATGTGGCGCGTGCCTACCACGCGCGCGACCAACGTGGTCACCCCCGGCGGCCTGGCCCGCATCTCCGGCGACGGCGAAATCTGTGTGCACGATTTCGGCAACGGCGAGATCACGATGCGCACCCAAATCGGCCCGCGCCTCGGCGCGCCGCCGGCGGGCGCCGTGGTCAGCTTGGCGGGCCTCCCGCGCCTGCTCATCGTCACCGAGGGCGAGCGCCATCTGTCCGCCATCGATCTCACCAACGGCGAGCCCCGATGGCGCTTCGCCTGGGGCCGCGGCGGAGCGCTTCGCATGCGGCGCGCCGGGCGCCTGCTCTATGTGGCGAGCGGCGACAGCGCCCTCACGGCGGTCGACGTGCAGTCGGGGGCCGTCGTATGGCGGGTGCGCAACCGCCTGCGCTTCCGGGCCAGCCCCACCCTCGATCACGACGTGCTCATGGCCGTCGCCGGCGGCGCCAACTCCGCCGCCGAGCTCCTGGGCATCGATCCGTACTCCGGGCAGGTGCGCTTTCAGTGCCCCATCGCGCCGTCGGCCGCCACCGTCGAAGGCGGACCGCTCATCGCCGGCCGGGTCGTCGCCTGCGCCGTGCGCATGCGCCATGGCCTGCGCCTGGTCGCCTTCTGCCGCGAAACGGGGCGTGAGCTGTGGAAGAGCGAAGGCTCCGTCGCCCCCGTGGGCACCTCGTGGCTCTCCGTCGACGGGCTCTTCATCGGCAATTGCCCCACCGGTGAGCTGGTCGCCGTCGAAGCCGAAACCGGCGCCTTGCGCTACCGCCACGTGCTCGGTCGCATGATCGACGCCGATGTCCCCCGCCGCCTCGAGCCCGTCTTGCGCTCCGGCGCCCTCTTCGTTCCTCACACCGACGTGCACGTCTTCCGTCCACACGATGGCACCGAAATCGCCACCATCGGCCCCTGCGATGCCATCCCCGATCTTCTGCGGGTCGACGAGCAATGCAACGTGTACGTCGCCGAGGAGAGCGGCCACCTCGCCTCCTTCGCCGTCGGACCCCGCCTGACATTGGTCAAAGGCTGA
- a CDS encoding glutathione S-transferase family protein has translation MTIEYYYAPYSSASRVTWAIEELAVPCTKIRKDLKAGETHTADYLTLNPNGKVPLLVVDGRPLFESLAILIYLGERFGVDKKLWPAPSDPTREAALSWLVWGTVELGSAIARFVYAISPEDKKAANDRVNASLQILEAHLASRPYQLGESFSLVDLANSAALAWGRMVGIDLTSFPNVATWVDRCHDRPALRASMAL, from the coding sequence ATGACCATCGAGTACTATTACGCCCCGTACAGCAGCGCCTCCCGCGTCACGTGGGCCATCGAGGAGCTCGCGGTGCCGTGCACCAAGATCCGCAAGGATCTCAAGGCCGGCGAGACCCACACCGCCGACTACCTGACGCTCAACCCCAACGGCAAAGTCCCGCTGCTCGTGGTCGACGGCCGCCCATTGTTCGAGTCGCTGGCCATCCTGATCTACCTGGGCGAACGCTTCGGCGTCGACAAGAAGCTCTGGCCCGCGCCGAGCGATCCCACCCGCGAAGCGGCGCTCTCGTGGCTCGTCTGGGGAACCGTGGAGCTCGGGTCCGCCATCGCCCGCTTCGTCTACGCCATCTCCCCCGAGGACAAAAAAGCCGCCAACGACCGCGTCAACGCGAGCTTGCAAATCCTCGAGGCCCACCTCGCGAGCCGCCCCTACCAACTCGGCGAAAGCTTCTCCCTCGTGGACCTCGCCAACTCCGCCGCGCTCGCGTGGGGCCGCATGGTCGGAATCGATCTGACCTCCTTCCCCAACGTCGCCACCTGGGTCGACCGCTGTCACGATCGCCCTGCGTTGCGCGCCTCCATGGCGCTCTAG
- a CDS encoding aldolase/citrate lyase family protein — protein MSTTLPAEGLQAVLSRLGDANRTLARRYPGESLARQPVHTVYGGAHLFRAETAGRLGTLALQSLERHAPDAAALARVLELPEALADAVYERVVAKLHREPVEDYRLDFEDGFGDRPHAEEDATALSAAGEVARGLREGTLPASIGIRIKSLSDETKARSARTLDMFVSTVLAQGGALPPGFVVTLPKVMLPEQVTALVELLRLLERANGLPEGAIAVELMIESTQALLTADGRTNLPAMLAAAQGRCRGVHLGVFDYTASANITAQHQGPEHPACDFARHLMQVAVTGTGACVADGPTTVIPVGPTADVHRAWRLSYRAIQRALISGFYQGWDLHPAQIPVRYAACYAFFLGGVVVAAERLGNFIRKAGQATMVGNVFDDAATGQGLLNFFLRARNCGAVTLDEVQATGLTLEELEGRSFLRIVEARRHVIGSKERSTHASSDHR, from the coding sequence ATGTCCACGACTTTGCCCGCCGAAGGGTTGCAGGCGGTCCTCTCCCGCCTGGGTGACGCGAACCGCACCTTGGCGCGCCGTTACCCGGGCGAGAGCCTCGCCCGCCAGCCCGTGCACACCGTCTATGGCGGTGCCCACTTGTTTCGCGCCGAGACCGCCGGGCGCCTGGGCACCCTCGCCCTGCAGTCGCTCGAACGGCATGCGCCCGACGCCGCCGCCTTGGCGCGCGTCCTGGAGCTCCCGGAGGCGCTCGCCGACGCGGTCTACGAGCGCGTGGTGGCCAAGTTGCACCGGGAGCCGGTGGAGGACTACCGCCTCGATTTCGAAGATGGCTTCGGCGATCGACCCCACGCCGAAGAAGACGCCACGGCTTTGTCCGCGGCGGGCGAGGTCGCGCGCGGGCTCCGCGAGGGAACCTTGCCGGCCTCGATTGGCATTCGCATCAAGTCCTTGTCCGACGAGACCAAAGCGCGCTCGGCCCGCACCTTGGACATGTTCGTATCGACGGTGCTCGCGCAGGGCGGCGCGCTGCCGCCGGGCTTCGTGGTCACCTTGCCCAAGGTCATGCTCCCCGAGCAGGTCACGGCCTTGGTGGAGCTGCTCCGGCTTCTGGAGCGCGCCAACGGGCTGCCGGAGGGCGCGATCGCCGTCGAGCTCATGATCGAGTCGACCCAGGCGCTGCTGACGGCCGACGGGCGCACCAACCTGCCTGCGATGCTGGCCGCGGCCCAAGGACGCTGCCGAGGCGTTCACTTGGGCGTCTTCGATTACACGGCCTCCGCCAACATCACCGCGCAGCACCAAGGGCCGGAGCACCCCGCCTGCGATTTTGCGCGGCACTTGATGCAGGTGGCGGTGACCGGAACCGGCGCGTGCGTGGCGGACGGTCCCACCACGGTGATCCCCGTGGGGCCGACGGCCGACGTGCACCGCGCATGGCGGCTCTCGTACCGTGCCATTCAGCGCGCCCTGATAAGCGGCTTCTACCAGGGCTGGGACTTGCACCCTGCGCAGATTCCGGTGCGTTACGCGGCGTGCTACGCGTTCTTTTTGGGCGGGGTGGTGGTGGCGGCCGAGCGGCTGGGGAACTTCATCCGCAAGGCGGGCCAGGCGACCATGGTCGGAAACGTCTTCGATGACGCGGCCACCGGTCAAGGGCTGCTGAACTTTTTCCTGCGCGCGCGGAACTGCGGGGCGGTGACCTTGGACGAGGTGCAGGCCACCGGTCTCACCTTGGAAGAGCTCGAAGGGCGCTCGTTTCTACGCATCGTCGAGGCGCGACGTCATGTGATAGGAAGCAAGGAACGGAGCACGCATGCCTCTTCAGACCATCGCTGA
- the leuB gene encoding 3-isopropylmalate dehydrogenase: protein MNATIVLLPGDGIGPEVVREARSVLEVVARRFGHRFTFTEHLIGGASIDAHGTALADDALAACRASDAVLLGAVGGPAWSDPNAKVRPEQGLLGLRKALGLWANLRPVRPIPELADCSPLRPERLAGVDLLVVRELTGGLYFGPRVSDVVDGRRRAFDTLEYTEHEIARVVTLAFELARERQGRVTSIDKANVLESSRLWRQIAIEVGQRHPDVALDHQLVDSAAMRLITAPASFDVIVTENMFGDILTDEAAILAGSLGLCPSASLGHGPRGLYEPIHGSAPDIAGKGIANPIGTILSAAMLLRHSLRLEAEARAIEYAVAATIASGARTADIAAPGSKDAVASTAEMGARIRDYLGKVEVEAVEEESA from the coding sequence ATGAACGCAACGATCGTCTTGCTCCCTGGCGACGGCATCGGCCCCGAGGTCGTGCGCGAGGCGCGCTCGGTTCTCGAGGTGGTCGCCCGGCGTTTCGGTCACCGTTTCACCTTTACGGAGCACTTGATCGGCGGCGCGTCGATCGATGCGCACGGCACGGCGCTGGCCGACGATGCGCTCGCCGCGTGCCGCGCCTCGGACGCGGTGTTGCTCGGTGCGGTGGGCGGTCCGGCCTGGAGCGATCCCAACGCGAAGGTGCGCCCCGAACAAGGATTGCTCGGCCTGCGCAAGGCCCTCGGCCTTTGGGCGAACCTTCGGCCCGTGCGACCGATCCCCGAGCTCGCGGATTGCTCACCGCTCCGGCCCGAGCGGCTCGCGGGGGTCGACTTGCTCGTCGTTCGGGAGCTCACAGGCGGCTTGTATTTCGGCCCGCGCGTGAGCGATGTGGTCGACGGCCGGCGCCGCGCCTTCGATACGCTCGAATATACGGAGCACGAGATCGCGCGGGTGGTCACCCTGGCGTTCGAGCTGGCGCGCGAGCGGCAGGGAAGGGTGACCTCGATCGACAAGGCCAATGTGCTCGAGTCATCGCGGCTATGGCGCCAGATTGCCATCGAAGTTGGCCAGCGCCACCCCGATGTCGCCCTCGATCACCAGCTGGTGGACTCCGCGGCCATGCGGCTCATCACCGCGCCCGCGTCGTTCGACGTCATCGTGACGGAGAACATGTTCGGCGATATCCTCACCGACGAAGCGGCCATCCTGGCTGGCTCGCTCGGCCTGTGCCCGAGCGCCTCGCTCGGCCATGGTCCGCGCGGACTGTACGAGCCGATTCATGGCTCGGCGCCCGACATTGCGGGCAAGGGGATCGCCAACCCGATTGGAACGATCCTCAGCGCCGCCATGCTCTTGCGCCACTCGCTCCGGCTCGAGGCCGAGGCGCGGGCGATCGAGTACGCGGTGGCCGCCACCATCGCGAGCGGAGCTCGAACCGCGGACATTGCAGCACCGGGGTCCAAGGACGCCGTGGCTTCGACGGCGGAGATGGGGGCACGGATCCGCGATTACCTCGGCAAAGTCGAGGTCGAAGCCGTCGAAGAGGAGAGCGCATGA
- a CDS encoding M14 family metallopeptidase, with protein sequence MPLQTIAEKSGYRATSTHAEVMAFIQELQQLGSPYLRVSNFGHTPQGRELPLLVLSSTGVSDPAAARALGRPVVLLQNCIHAGEVEGKESVLMLVRDLLTRGDEGLLEKLTVVVLPIFNADGNDAMDPENRALHIERLIGQDGPPRVGTRVNAKGINLNRDYIRQEAPEMRLLQTRVCHTWEPDLSVDSHATNGSVHRFAMTHDIPHTVESGRREPIDFMRHTLVPEISQGVRRNFGLESGWYGNFVEDERTLDERGTADPNAPVGEGWMTYPHHPRFGGNYRGLTNRLDLLLECYSYLTFEERVRTTYAWLIETLRAAAGKADAIRDLIEASRMPPARVAVGYGLEAMPEPVKVLTRRPRTREGEPHEVDIPFLARFVGTNVVDRPRAYVLPAHLGPFLRGHGLRVEEAPAQALVEIPRFEGFSAKSARAILEASTVGQCDVSWTREARSIPPGSLLLPTEQPLGAVAVYLSEPESDDGVVTNGLLPVPKVGEEFAVLRVVDG encoded by the coding sequence ATGCCTCTTCAGACCATCGCTGAGAAGTCCGGTTACCGCGCGACCAGCACCCACGCCGAGGTCATGGCGTTCATCCAGGAGCTCCAGCAGCTCGGGAGCCCCTACCTGCGCGTCTCGAACTTTGGCCATACGCCCCAAGGGCGGGAGCTTCCGCTCTTGGTTCTGTCCTCCACGGGGGTGTCGGATCCGGCGGCGGCGCGCGCGCTGGGGCGACCGGTGGTGCTGCTTCAGAATTGCATCCACGCGGGCGAGGTGGAGGGAAAAGAGTCGGTGCTGATGCTCGTTCGGGATCTGCTCACCCGGGGCGACGAAGGCCTGCTCGAGAAGCTGACGGTGGTGGTGCTGCCCATTTTCAATGCGGATGGCAACGACGCCATGGATCCCGAGAACCGGGCGCTCCACATCGAGCGGCTCATCGGGCAAGACGGGCCTCCGCGGGTGGGCACCCGGGTCAACGCCAAGGGCATCAACCTCAATCGCGATTACATTCGCCAAGAGGCCCCCGAGATGCGCCTGCTCCAGACCCGCGTCTGCCACACCTGGGAGCCCGATCTCTCCGTCGATTCGCACGCGACCAACGGCTCCGTGCACCGCTTCGCCATGACGCACGACATTCCGCACACCGTGGAGTCGGGGCGCAGGGAGCCCATCGACTTCATGCGGCACACGCTCGTTCCCGAGATATCGCAGGGGGTGCGCCGCAACTTTGGTCTGGAGTCGGGCTGGTACGGCAACTTCGTCGAGGACGAGCGCACCCTCGATGAACGCGGAACGGCCGATCCGAACGCGCCGGTCGGCGAGGGGTGGATGACGTATCCGCACCATCCGCGCTTTGGAGGCAATTACCGCGGGCTGACCAATCGCCTCGATCTGCTGCTCGAGTGCTATTCGTACCTTACGTTCGAGGAGCGGGTGCGCACGACCTACGCGTGGCTGATCGAGACGCTTCGCGCCGCCGCGGGCAAGGCCGATGCGATTCGCGATTTGATTGAGGCGAGCCGGATGCCCCCGGCCCGCGTCGCCGTGGGCTACGGTCTCGAGGCCATGCCCGAGCCCGTGAAGGTTCTCACACGCCGGCCGCGCACGCGCGAGGGCGAGCCGCACGAGGTGGACATTCCGTTCCTGGCCCGCTTCGTCGGCACCAACGTGGTCGACCGTCCCCGCGCTTATGTGCTGCCCGCGCACCTCGGTCCGTTCTTGCGCGGCCATGGATTGCGGGTGGAGGAAGCGCCGGCCCAGGCGCTCGTGGAGATCCCGCGCTTCGAGGGGTTCTCCGCCAAGAGCGCGCGCGCCATCCTCGAGGCGTCCACCGTTGGCCAGTGCGACGTGTCGTGGACGCGCGAGGCACGTTCAATCCCGCCCGGCTCCTTGCTGCTGCCGACCGAGCAGCCCTTGGGCGCGGTGGCCGTGTATTTGAGCGAGCCCGAAAGCGACGATGGTGTGGTGACGAATGGCTTGCTCCCGGTGCCGAAGGTGGGCGAGGAGTTCGCCGTTTTGCGCGTCGTGGACGGGTAA